The genomic region GGCCGTTGCGCCGACGCTTCTTCTCGCCTATTCTGCTCCCTCTACGATGATTGTTGAACCTGGTACTCTGCTGGCAGCCATAGACTCGCCCGACGACTTAAAAAAGCTCAGTCCCGAGCAGCTTGTACAACTCAGCCAGGAGCTCCGACAATTCATTATTGATTCTGTTTCCATCTACGGTGGTCATTTTGGGGCCTCGTTGGGCGTGGTGGAGCTGACTGTGGCCCTGCACTACGTTTTCAATACCCCATACGATCAGCTGGTGTGGGATGTAGGCCACCAAGCGTATGGTCATAAAATCTTAACCGGCCGCCGCAATCAGTTTCCTACCAACCGGCGCTACCACGGCATGTCGGGCTTCCCGAAGCGCACCGAGAGCGTATATGATGCCTTCGGGGTAGGGCATAGCAGCACCAGCATTGGGGCCGCGCTGGGCATGGCCGTAGCCAGTGAGTACAAAGGCGAGCACGACCGTCAGCATATTGCCGTGATTGGCGATGGTGCCATGACGGCCGGTATGGCTTTCGAAGCGCTCAACCATGCAGGGGTAGAAAAGTCTAACCTACTGGTGGTGCTCAACGACAACTGCATGAGCATCGACCCCAACGTGGGCGCGCTCAAAGAATACCTCACCGACATCACCACCTCACGCACCTATAATAAAGTGCGCGACGAGCTGTGGAACGTGCTGGGCAAGCTTTCTAAGTTTGGCCCTAATCCGCAGCAGATTGCCCGCCGGGTAGAGCAGGCCATGAAGGCTACTTTGCTGAAGCAAGGCAATCTATTTGAGGCGCTGAAGTTCCGCTACTTCGGTCCCGTGGATGGACACGATGTGCAACACCTCGTCACCATCATGCGCGACCTGAAGAGCATTCCGGGTCCTAAGCTGTTACACTGCGTGACGGTGAAAGGCAAAGGTTACGCGTTGGCCGAAAAAGACCAGACGCTGTGGCACGCGCCGGGTCTGTTCGATAAGATTACGGGCGAGATCTACAAGAAAATTCCCGACAAGCCCCAGCCGCCTAAATACCAGGATGTGTTTGGGCACACGCTGGTGGAGCTGGCCGAGCAAAACGACAAAGTGATGGGCGTGACGCCCGCCATGCCGTCGGGCTCGTCGATGAACCTGATGATGAAGGCCATGCCCGACCGCGCCTTCGACGTGGGCATTGCCGAGCAGCACGCCGTCACGTTCTCGGCCGGACTGGCTACGCAGGGGCTGGTGCCGTTCTGCAACATCTACTCGTCGTTTATGCAGCGCGCCTACGACCAGGTAGTGCACGACGTGGCTTTGCAAGACCTACACGTGGTATTCTGCCTCGACCGCGCCGGTTTTGCTGGTGCCGATGGCCCTACCCACCACGGCGCCTACGACCTCTCGTACATGCGTTCCATCCCAAACATGGTGGTAGCTGCCCCTATGAATGAGGAAGAGTTGCGGAACCTGATGTACACGGCCCAGTTGCCCGAAAACGCGGGGCCGTTTACCATTCGCTACCCCCGCGGCGAGGGTGTGATGCCGGAGTGGCGCACCCCGCTGAAAAAGCTGACGGTAGGCACCGGGCGCGTAGTGCGTGAGGGCGAAGGCGTGGCTATCCTGACCATCGGCCACATCGGCAACTACGCCGTGCGCGCCACCAAGGAGCTGGCTGCCGAGGGGCTCAGCACGGGCCACTACGACATGCGCTTCTGCAAGCCGCTGGACGAAGAAATGCTGCACGATGTATTCAGCCGCTACCGCGCCATCGTGACCGTAGAGGATGGCTGCCTACCCGGCGGCTTTGGCTCGGCGGTGCTGGAGTTCATGGCCGACCACGGCTATTCCCTACCCGTGCGTCGCCTCGGCATCCCCGATAGGGTAGTGGAGCACGGCTCCCAAGACGAACTATACAAAGAATGCGGTTTCGACGCGGCTGGTATTGCCGCCGCTGTGCGCGAGATGAGCGGCAAAGTAGCCGCCTTCGCGCCTGTGGAAACGGTGCTGTTATAAGAATCTAGTTTTTCAATACTATAGAAAGCCCCGCCGGACGTTGCGTCCGGCGGGGCTTTCTGGTTTATTTCACCTGCAATTCACTTTCGCTGCAATAACGCAGGCGAATGGGGCGTGATGCACCTTGCTGAATTTTTTGTTGCAGCGAAACGCTTTGGTCACGCCAATGAGCACCATTCTGGGGAATCTGTTTGGAAAAACCGACGCTGGCGTAGGCATATACTGTTTCGTTTGCTTGGATAATCTCCCGGTCGAAGAAATCCCGAATGCTGGCCGCAAGTTGATCAAGACAGGTGCCGGGGTTGGCGTGGCGCGTTGTTTCTGAGGTTTTGAACTCGATAAAATGTAACTGATCGGCGATAATCAACACACAATCGCAGCGCTCCGCATCAGCGGAGGTGTACAGGCATTTATCTATAGCCAGCATATGTACTTCCCTCTGATTAGGGTTAACAACATGTATATCTGACTTTGCCCGGCGATGTTCTATAACTAGGCACGGCTGCTCAGACGGAGGTGATGGGTCGTGAACGAAAGAACTTGAATGAGCATGAACATGCAGGCACACTTGCTGCTGAAGCTGTGCCCGAAACACAGCGGAGATGCGCTGAATCATTCTACTTCTAACCCAGCATTTATATCCAATAATTTTTCGAACTCACTGCTCTCTGCACCCGCTATTGCGTCCAACATATTGTAACTGATTAATCCTGTTTCCGGATTTACAATAGAATATATCCCATTTTCTTTTTGTCCTTCTACATGGTAGCAAGCAAACTCTTTCGGATTTATCCAGCTTTCACGCGGCACAACCTTCGCCACATCATCCGCTCGATCAGGATGATTTTCCACTACTTGGTAGGCATAAAGGAGCAGGTTGATGTGGGAAAGAATGTATGGGCTGTGTGTAGTGATGGTCAAATCATTCTCGCCTTTCGTGCATTTTTCTACCAACCAGTTCATCAAACCCTGTTGTGCTGTAGGATATAGGTTGAGTTCTGGCTCTTCCACAATAAAACTATGCGTTATTTCTTTTTGACGAGATAAATATTCTAATACAACAAGCATAGGGGTAGTTGATTGAATGCCACTTGCTGTCTCTGATATTTTTAAAGGAAATAGCTCGTTTGTTACGATTAAATCCTGTTCGTTATCTCTGAAAAAATCAATGCCTAAGAATGAAATGCGTAAAATATTTATTATTTCACGAGCTTGAAAATAAATATTGGCAAAGCTAGATAATGTTTTTGGTAAACCAATGTCATTATTTATAAAACCAGCCCAAGATTTTCTTATTGCTGCGACAAATATCCTTTCAGAAGGTATGTAATAAGTTTCAAGTGGGAATATATTCTTCTTGTAAAATAGATCGACTACTTTTTTCTCTAATTCATTTTTTACTGATATTATAGTTTTTTCTAAATCGCTATCGTCGATATCAACGATTCCACCTTTTTGTAATTTAGAGGATATGTCTGCTTTTACTTTTTCAATATCTACTTCTGATTTATTGATAATGAAATCGTTAAATTCGTTGTTGGGTATATTGTATCCATGTGTTTGAGGTTGTAATAAGTTATCAAAGTTCATAGTTTCAGGATTACCTATATTAATGCCGACCCCTTTTGAATTAGTCCAGTCAATA from Hymenobacter aerilatus harbors:
- the dxs gene encoding 1-deoxy-D-xylulose-5-phosphate synthase; its protein translation is MIVEPGTLLAAIDSPDDLKKLSPEQLVQLSQELRQFIIDSVSIYGGHFGASLGVVELTVALHYVFNTPYDQLVWDVGHQAYGHKILTGRRNQFPTNRRYHGMSGFPKRTESVYDAFGVGHSSTSIGAALGMAVASEYKGEHDRQHIAVIGDGAMTAGMAFEALNHAGVEKSNLLVVLNDNCMSIDPNVGALKEYLTDITTSRTYNKVRDELWNVLGKLSKFGPNPQQIARRVEQAMKATLLKQGNLFEALKFRYFGPVDGHDVQHLVTIMRDLKSIPGPKLLHCVTVKGKGYALAEKDQTLWHAPGLFDKITGEIYKKIPDKPQPPKYQDVFGHTLVELAEQNDKVMGVTPAMPSGSSMNLMMKAMPDRAFDVGIAEQHAVTFSAGLATQGLVPFCNIYSSFMQRAYDQVVHDVALQDLHVVFCLDRAGFAGADGPTHHGAYDLSYMRSIPNMVVAAPMNEEELRNLMYTAQLPENAGPFTIRYPRGEGVMPEWRTPLKKLTVGTGRVVREGEGVAILTIGHIGNYAVRATKELAAEGLSTGHYDMRFCKPLDEEMLHDVFSRYRAIVTVEDGCLPGGFGSAVLEFMADHGYSLPVRRLGIPDRVVEHGSQDELYKECGFDAAGIAAAVREMSGKVAAFAPVETVLL
- a CDS encoding AAA family ATPase; translated protein: MNEQLIVKNFGPIKDATVDFKRVTVFIGPTGGGKSTLAKLAAILRKGQINKEGFFDANLSFADVSMENYIQPDTNIDWTNSKGVGINIGNPETMNFDNLLQPQTHGYNIPNNEFNDFIINKSEVDIEKVKADISSKLQKGGIVDIDDSDLEKTIISVKNELEKKVVDLFYKKNIFPLETYYIPSERIFVAAIRKSWAGFINNDIGLPKTLSSFANIYFQAREIINILRISFLGIDFFRDNEQDLIVTNELFPLKISETASGIQSTTPMLVVLEYLSRQKEITHSFIVEEPELNLYPTAQQGLMNWLVEKCTKGENDLTITTHSPYILSHINLLLYAYQVVENHPDRADDVAKVVPRESWINPKEFACYHVEGQKENGIYSIVNPETGLISYNMLDAIAGAESSEFEKLLDINAGLEVE